In a single window of the Patagioenas fasciata isolate bPatFas1 chromosome 22, bPatFas1.hap1, whole genome shotgun sequence genome:
- the LOC136115637 gene encoding olfactory receptor 10A2-like, which produces MKSTEGPESGNYTLLTEFVLCGLSNHPELQHLLFGTFCLIYAITIIGNLLIFMATVHHTLHMPMYLFLRVLSSLDISLASTVVPKMLVNFLSEDRSISYMGCATQLYCLIFLAATEWYLLAAMAYDRYMAICNPLRYAITMNRRVCLSLVLLSCCSGSVVSVVQTAWVFTFPFCGPKKINYFFCDIPPLIMLSCTDTSSYEKQIVTATVLVIFTPFFLILVSYACIISSILKIASAEGRLKTFSTCSSHIIVVTLYCVSGTLIYLRPKASYSQDAKKFLPLLYTTITPMLNPLIYSLRNKDVKDILTRMMAELTKKDP; this is translated from the coding sequence ATGAAGTCAACAGAAGGACCAGAATCAGGAAACTACACTCTGCTGACTGAATTTGTCCTCTGTGGATTGTCCAACCACCCAGAACTGCAGCACTTGCTGTTTGGCACATTCTGCTTAATTTACGCCATCACCATCATTGGGAACCTTCTCATTTTCATGGCTACAGTGCACCACACCCTCCACATGCCCATGTACTTATTCCTACGGGTCCTGTCCTCCCTGGATATTTCCCTAGCATCGACTGTTGTTCCCAAGATGCTGGTAAACTTCCTGTCAGAGGACAGGAGTATCTCCTACATGGGCTGTGCCACACAGCTCTACTGTCTGATTTTCTTAGCAGCCACTGAGTGGTACCTTTTGGCAGCCATGGCCTATGACCGTTACATGGCCATATGCAACCCCCTTAGATACGCAATCACCATGAACCGCAGAGTTTGTCTTTCCTTGGTCCTGCTGTCGTGCTGCAGTGGTAGCGTTGTGTCTGTGGTGCAGACTGCTTGGGTGTTCACGTTCCCATTTTGTGGACCAAAGAAGATTAACTACTTCTTCTGTGACATTCCCCCCCTCATCATGCTCTCCTGCACTGACACCTCTTCATATGAAAAGCAGATCGTCACAGCCACAGTGCTGGTCATCTTCACACCATTTTTTCTCATTCTCGTATCCTATGCCTGCATCATCTCCAGCATTCTGAAGATTGCTTCTGCAGAAGGCAGACTCAAGACCTTCTCTACCTGTTCCTCACACATAATTGTTGTAACATTGTACTGTGTAAGTGGGACCTTGATTTACTTACGGCCCAAAGCCAGTTACTCTCAAGATGCTAAGAAATTTCTGCCTCTCTTATACACAACCATAACTCCTATGTTAAACCCCCTGATTTACAGCCTGAGGAATAAAGATGTGAAAGACATACTAACCAGAATGATGGCTGAGCTGACGAAGAAAGATCCATGA